The following nucleotide sequence is from Gordonia jinghuaiqii.
GGCTACTCCGACTCCAACAAGGACGGCGGCTACATGGCCGCCAACTGGGCGCTGTACCGGGCCGAACTCGACCTCGTCGAGGCCGCCGCGCGTTCGGGGATCCGCCTGCGCCTGTTCCACGGTCGGGGCGGCACCGTCGGACGCGGCGGCGGGCCGAGCTACGAAGCGATCCTGGCGCAGCCGCCGGGTGCGGTGCAGGGGTCCCTGCGCATCACCGAGCAGGGCGAGATCATCGCGGCCAAGTACGCCGAACCGGTTGCCGCACGGCGGAACCTCGAGACGTTGCTCGCCGCCACCATCGAGTCGTCGCTGCTCGACGTCGAAGGGCTCGGCAACGATTCGGAGCCCGCCTACGAGATCATGGACGACATCGCGGCCAGGGCGCGCGCCGCATACAGCCGACTCGTCCACGAGACACCAGGATTCGTCGAGTACTTCACCACGTCGACGCCGCTGTCGGAGATCGGTGCGCTCAACATCGGCAGCCGGCCGGCGTCGCGCAAGCAGACCGAGAAGATCTCCGATCTCCGGGCCATCCCGTGGGTCCTGTCGTGGACGCAGTCCCGCGTCATGCTGCCCGGCTGGTACGGCACGGGGTCGGCCTTCGAGGAGTGGATCGGCGACGATCAGGAACGCCTCGAGACCCTGCAGCGGTACTACGCCGAGTGGCCGTTCTTCCGGACCGTCATGTCCAACATGGCCCAGGTGCTGGCGAAGTCGGACATGGGCCTGGCGCACCGCTACGCACAGCTCGTGCCCGACGAACAACTGCGCGACACGGTGTTCGGGATGATCGTCGACGAGCACGAACGCACCATCGAGATGTGCGCGAAGATCACCGGCACCGAGGATCTGCTCCACGACAACGCCGCACTGAAACGCTCTGTGTACAACCGGTTCCCGTACCTCGAGCCGCTGAACCTGCTGCAGGTGGAGCTGCTACGTCGGTTCCGGTCGGGGGAGGACACCCCGCTGATCCGTCGCGGCATCCAGCTCACGATGAACGGTCTCGCGACGGCGCTGCGCAACAGCGGTTAGGCGAGGTGGTTCAACTGATCTGTGCGGCGGCGTCCTCGTCGAGGAACCAGATGGTCTCCTCGGTGCCGTGGGCGCCGGCGCACGGCCAGTCGGCCGGGTCGGCTCCGGCGTGGGCGGCGGCGACGGCCTCGGCCTTGTCGGCTCCGGCCACCAGGAACCACACCTCGCGGGAGCGGTTGATCACCGGCAGGGTCAGCGTGATCCGGCGCGGCGGCGGCTTGGGTGAGTTCTCGACGGCAACAACGGATTTGACAGTCTCGGCGGTGGCGTCGGTGTGGGGGAACAGCGAGTTGATGTGTCCCTCGCCGCCCATGCCGAGCAGGTGGAGGTCGAACTCGGGGGCGATGCCGTCGGTGGACCGTCCGGTGAGCACGGCGGCGTAATCGGCTGCGGCCGCCTCGATGTCGTCCCCGAGAGGCCCGTCGGACGGGGCCATCGGGAACACCCGGGACGGGTCGACGGGCACCTTGTCGAGCAGCGCCTCCCGTGCCTGTCCGGAGTTGCGTTCGGGGTCGTCGGCGGGGACGAAACGGTCATCGCCCCAATAGATGTCGACCTTCGACCAGTCGATGGTGCCGCTGTCGGCGGCGAGTGCCGACAGAAGCCCGATGCCGTTGCTGCCCCCGGTCAGCACCACGCTGGCGACACCGCGTTCGGCCTGGGCGCGGGTGACGAGGTCGACGAAACGGGCGGCGGCGGTGTCGACGAGCTCCTGCTTGGAGTCGAAGACCAGTGTCTCGGTGGTCATCGGATGCCTGCTCCTTCACTGTCGTCTGCGAACTCGACGTCGGGGACGCCTCGGAGGGCGTGCGCGTAGATCTCGTCGGTGTCGAGGCGGCGGAGTTCCTCGGCGATGCACATCGGCAGATCCCGGTGCCCCATGGCGATCCGGCCGTCGGGTTTGCCCGGCATGGACAGGATCGCGTTGTTCTCCTCGTCCACCGCGAGGATCGTGGGACCTTCCTCCCGATGCAGCCGGATCTCGAAACTCCCGCGCCGGCGCCGGGTCGGCACACCGAGCGCCGAACGCAGCCACCCGGCGAGAAGATCCACCGCCGGCGAGTCCTGTGCGCCGGTCACCTCCACCTCGATGATGCGGCTGTGCGGCGGACGGTCGACCGCGGAGGCGAGGATCGCTCGCCAGTGCGTGACCCGCGTCCACGCGATGTCGGTGTCACCGGGGGAGTAGGAGGTCAGCCGGCGCGCCAGCACCGTGCCGGGATCGGCGGCCTTGGTGGCGTCGAGGATTCGCCGGTGCCCCAGCTTGCCGAGCGGGTCGTCGGCCGGACGCTCGGGTCCCTCGCCGGGCCACCAGGTGACCACCGGGGTGTCGGGGAGCAGGAACGGGGTGACCACGCTGGCGGGCCGGTCGGCCATCTCGCCCTGCAATGACAACACCACCACCTCCGACGCGCCCGCGTCGCCGCCGACGCGGATCTGTGCGTCGAGGCGCGAATCAGCCTCGCGCACACCGCGGTAGACGACGATGACGCGACTGGGATGCTCACGGCTCGCGCCGATCGCGGCCTCGATCGCGCCCTCCATCGGTTCGCCTTGCTCCACGCAGACCACCAGCGTGAGCACACGACCGAGACTGAGTGCGCCACCGGCTGCCCGGACCTCGATGATCTTCTTGGCGACGCGTCCGGTCGAGGAGTCGGGAAGTTCGACGATCATCGCGGGGCCTCCTGGACGGGCGGGTCGGTGGAATCGAGAAAGGGGGAGGTCACGGTCGGCGCCAGGTCCGGCCCGCGCGCGCCATCATCTCCTCGGCGGAGCGCGGACCCCACGTACCCGATTCGTAGGTGTCCGGGGAACCCTCGGCAGCCCAGTGGTCGAGGACCGGATCGAGGATCCGCCACGACAACTCGACCTCCTCGTTCACCGGGAACAGCGAGGGCACCCCCAACAGGACGTCGAGGATCAGCCGCTCGTAGGCCTCCGGCGACGCCTCGGTGAAGGCGGTGCCGTAGCTGAAGTCCATGTTGACGTCGCGGACCTCCATGCTCGACCCGGGGACCTTGGAGCCGAAACGCAGCGTGATGCCCTCATCCGGCTGCACGCGGATGACCAGGGCGTTCTGGCTGAGTTCCTCCGTCATCGTCTGGTCGAACGGCAGGTGCGGGGCGCGTTTGAACACGAGCGCGATCTCGGTCACGCGCCTGCCCAGACGCTTGCCGGTGCGCAGGTAGAACGGGACACCCGCCCAGCGGCGGGAGTCGACCTCGAGGGCGATCGCGGCGAAGGTCTCGGTCTTGGAGTCCTTGGCGAACCCCTCCTCGTCCTTGAGGCCGGGAACCTTCTCGCTTCCCTGCCAGCCCGGACCGTACTGCCCGCGCGCGGTGTTCTCCTCGATCGGCAGCACGTTCCGGGTCGCGGCCAGGACCTTGATCTTCTCGGCCTGCAACTGCTTGGGCTCGAACGAGATCGGCTCCTCCATCGCCACCAGCGCCATCAGCTGGAGGAGGTGGTTCTGGATGACGTCACGGGCCGCACCGATGCCGTCGTAGTAACCGGCCCGTCCACCGAGGCCGATGTCCTCGGCCATGGTGATCTGGACGTGGTCGACGTAGTGCGAACTCCACAGCGGATCGAACAGCTGATTGGCGAACCGCAGCGCCAGGATGTTCTGGACCGTCTCCTTGCCAAGGTAGTGGTCGATGCGGAACACCGACGACTCCGGGAACACGCTGTTGACGATCGAGTTCAGCTCGCGGGCCGAGGCCAGATCGTGGCCGAAAGGCTTCTCGATGACGACCCGGCGCCAGCTGTCACCGGTCGGTGCCGCGAGCCCGCTGCGTTCGAGCTGCTCACACACCGTGGGGAACGCCTTGGGCGGAATCGACAGGTAGAACGCATGATTGCCGTCCGTGCCGCGTTGGACGTCGAGCGCGCCCAGGGTGTCGCGCAGCGTGTCGAACGCGGCGTCGTCGTCGAAGTTGCCCTGGACGAAGCGGAAGCCCTCGGCGAGACGCTCCCACACCTCCTCGCGGAATCCGGTGCGAGCGTGCTCGCGCACGGCGTCGTGCACGATCGCAGCGAAGTCCTCGTCGGTCCAGTCGCGGCGCGCGAACCCGACGAGCGCGAAGGAGGGTGGCAGGAGGCCGCGGTTGGCGAGGTCGTAGACCGCAGGCATCAACTTCTTGCGTGCCAGGTCCCCGGTGACCCCGAAGATGACCAGGCTGCACGGGCCGGCGATGCGGGGCAGCCGTTTGTCCTGGGGATCACGAAGCGCATTGGTCCACGAACCCGGACCGGTCGAATCCTCGCCTACGGCCACGTGTGTCAGCCCTTGATCGCCGCGGACAGCTGCTCGGCGGTCGCGTTGATCAGGTCGTTCCACGCGTCCTCGAACTTGCTGACACCCTCGTCCTCGAGCACCTTGAAGACGTCGACGGTGTCGACGCCCACGGCGGAGATCTTGTCGAAGATCTCCTGGGACTCCGCGGCCAGTCCGACGATCGACTCGGTGTTGACCCAGCCGTGGTCGGCGAAGGCGTCCATCGTCTTGCCCGGCATGGTGTTGACCGTGTTCGGGGCGACGAGCTCGCTGACATACAGCGTGTCCGGGTAATCGGGGTTCTTCACGCCGGTCGAGGCCCACAGCGCGCGCTGGGGACGCGCGCCCTTGGCGAGCAGCTCGGGGAAGCGCGACTCCACCTCGAAGACCTGCTGGTACGCCGAGTAGGCGAGACGTGCGTTGGCCAGCGCGGCCTTGCCCTTGAGCTCGGTGGCCTCGGGGGTGCCGATGGCGTCGAGCCGCTTGTCGATCTCGGTGTCCACGCGTGAGACGAAGAACGAGGCGACCGAGTGGATGCGGGACAGGTCGTGTCCGGCTTCGGCGGCGGCGTCAAGGCCGTCGAGGTAGGCCTCGATGACCTTCTCGTAGCGCTCCACCGAGAAGATCAGCGTCACGTTCACGCTGATGCCCTCGGCGATCACCTTCGTGATCGCCGGCAGACCCGCCTCGGTGGCCGGGATCTTGATGAGCACGTTCGGCCGGTCGACGATCTTCCACAGCTCGACCGCCTGGGCCAGGGTGGCGTCGGCATCGTGGGCCACGCGGGGGTCGACCTCGATCGACACCCGGCCGTCGACGCCGCCGGTCGCCTCGAAGGTCGGCGCCAGGACGTCACAGGCATTGCGGACGTCGTCGGTGGTCACTGTCCGGATGGTGGTGTCCACGTCGGCGCCGCGCGCCGCCAGCTCGGTGACCTGGCCGTCGTATGCGGTGCCCTTGGACAGCGCGGCCTGGAAGATCGACGGGTTGGTGGTCACCCCGACGACCGACTTGGTGGCGATGAGATCTGCCAGCTCACCCGAACTGATCAGGTCCCGGGACAGGTCGTCCAGCCACACCGAGACACCGGCGGCGGACAGTTCGGCGAGCTTCTCGTTCTGGGTCACGATTCTCTCCTCTTGGTGATGGCTTGTCAGGCCGTGTTGTCTGCGGCTTGTCAGGCCGTGTTGTCGGCGGCTTGTTCAGCCGGCGACGACGCGCTCGGCCGCGGCGGTGACGGCTTCGGCGGTGATCCCGAACTTCGTGTAGAGCACCTTGTAATCCGCCGACGCACCGAAGTGCTCGATGGAGACGATCTCGCCGCCGGCGCCGACGATGCGGTACCACGGCATGGCGATCCCGGCTTCGACGGCCACGCGCGGCACCGACGGCGGGAGCACGTGATCGCGGTAGCCCTTCGGCTGCTCGTCGAACCACTCGACACATGGCATGGACACGACGCGGGCCTTGATGCCCTTGTCCGCCAACGCCTTCTGGGCATCGACGGCGAGGTACACCTCGGAGCCGGTGCCGATCAGCACGACCTGCGGGTCGCCCTCGGAATCGTTGAGGATGTAACCGCCGTTGGCGACGCCCTGCGCCGAGGTGCCCTCGAGGATCGGGACGTTCTGCCGGGTGAGCGCGAGACCGGCCGGATGGTTGCGGCGGGTCAGCAGGTGCTGCCAGGCGAACGCGGTCTCGTTGGCATCGGCGGGCCGGATGACGTCGAGGTTCGGGATGGCGCGCAGCGCGGCGAGGTGCTCGATCGGCTGGTGCGTGGGTCCGTCCTCGCCCAGTCCGATCGAGTCGTGGGTCCAGACGTAGATCGGGTCGATCTCCATCAGCGCGGCGAGTCGCACCGCGGGACGCATGTAGTCGGCGAACTGCAGGAACGTGCCACCGTAGGCGCGGGTGGGACCGTGTAGGGCGATACCCGACAGGATCGAGCCCATCGCGTGTTCGCGGACACCGAAGTGCAGCGTGCGGCCGTACGGGTTGGCCGACCACTTCTTGGTGCTGATCGACTCCGGACCGAACGACGGCTCACCGTCCATCGTGGTGTTGTTGGAGCCGGCGAGGTCGGCCGAACCGCCCCACAGCTCGGGCAGGACCGGGGCGAGCGCGGAGAGCACCTTGCCCGACGCGGCGCGGGTCGCGACGTCCTTGTCGCCGACGTTCCAGCTCGGCAGCGCGTCGGTCCACCCCTCGGGCAGCTCGTGGGCGTTGAGCCGGTCGAACAGCGCCTTGGCGTCGGGGTTCTTCTCGGCCCACGCGTCGAAAGAAGCGGTCCAGTCCTTGCGGAGCTGCGCGCCACGGTCGATGAGTTTGCGGGTGTGGCCGATGACCTCGTCGGTGACCTCGAAGTTCTTCTCCGGGTCGAACCCGAGGACCTTCTTCGTGGCGGCGACCTCGTCTTCGCCGAGTGCGGCGCCGTGGGCCATGCCGGTGTTCATCATGTTCGGTGCCGGGTAGCCGATGATCGTGCGCAGGCAGATGATGGACGGCTTGTCGATGACCTGCTGAGCGGCGGAGACCGCGGCCTCGATCGCGACGATGTCCTCGCCGCCCTCGACGGTCTGGACATGCCAGCCGTACGCCTCGTAGCGCTTGGCGACATCCTCGGACAGGGCGATGTCGGTGTCGTCCTCGATCGAGATCTGGTTCTGGTCGTAGAACACGATCAGGTTGCCCAGCTGCTGGGTGCCGGCCAGTGAACTGGCCTCGGAGGTGACTCCCTCTTCGATGTCACCGTCGGAGGCGATCACGTAGATGTAGTGATCGAACGGGCTCTTGCCGGGTGCGGCGTCGGCGTCGAACAGCCCGCGCTCGCGGCGGGCGGCCATCGCCATGCCGACCGAGGACGCGAGACCCTGGCCGAGCGGGCCGGTGGTGATCTCCACGCCCCGGGTGTGGCGGAACTCGGGGTGGCCGGGGGTCAGCGAGTCCCAGCTGCGCAGCGCCTCGATGTCGGAGAGCTCGAGGCCGAACCCGCCGAGGTACAGCTGGATGTAGAGCGTCAGGCTCGAGTGTCCGCACGACAGCACGAAACGATCGCGACCGGCCCAGTCGGTGTCGGTGGGGTCGTGGCGCATGACCCGCTGGAAAAGCGTGTAGGCGAGAGGCGCGAGGCTCATCGCGGTACCGGGATGTCCGCTACCGCACTTCTGCACGGCGTCGGCGGCGAGGATCCGGGCCGTGTCGACCGCCCGGGTGTCGGTGTCGGTCCAGTCGTCAGGATGGCGGGGGGTGGTCAAAGCGCGGATCTCGTCTGTGTCGGCCACGATGGTGATGGTCTCCTGTGCCTGTTCGGTGCGATGGATGAACTTCGTGAAGAGTGTGGACGCCGGCGGCCCGTCGAGTGTGCGGGGTTTCCGACGCGTCGACGGGTACCGGGAAACTCCACGAGTGTCAGCGCGTACCAGTCCAGAGTAATCGGCATGGACGCCGTGCTGTGCGCCGACCGAAGGTTACCGGCGAGTTCACGCATCGGTGCCGGTCACAGGGTGCCGGTCGACGGGGGCTCTAAGCACCGCCACGCCTCGATTCACGGTTCGCAAAGGCAAACGTCTACCATGCTCTGTAGTAGCCCGCGGCGTCTGTGCGGGCGGACGAGGAGTGTTCGTGAGGATAGGGGAGCGTGTGAGCGGGGACAGTTCCGCCGCATCTCACTCGACCGACACCGCATCGCATCCGCAGGATTCGACGGATTCCGTCGCGCCGGCCGATCTCTCGTGGGCCGGACGAGTGCGTGCGTCAGTGCTCGCCTACATCGCACTGACCAAGCCGCGCGTCATCGAGCTGCTCCTGGTGGCGACGATCCCGGTGATGCTGCAGGCCGACCGAGGTCACGTCGACCTCGCCGTCATCGCGTTCACCCTGATCGGTGGATGGCTCGGTGCCGGCAGCGCCAACACCCTCAACATGGTCGCCGATGCCGACATCGACAAGAAGATGAAGCGGACCGCGCGTCGTCCGTTGGCCAGACGTGCGGTCTCGACACGCAGCGCCCTGATCTTCGGCCTCCTGCTGTGGGTGGCGTCGTTCGCCGTGTTGTATGTCGCGGCCAACCTGCTCTCCGCACTGCTGGTGTCCGCCACGATCCTGTTCTACGTCGGCGTGTACACGCTGATCCTCAAGCGCCGCACCTGGCAGAACGTGGTGTGGGGCGGCGCGGCCGGATGCATGCCCACCCTGGTGGGCTGGGCCGCCGTCACCGGTTCGCTGAGCTGGCAGCCGATCGTCCTGTTCGCGGTCATCTTCTTCTGGACGCCGCCGCACACCTGGGCGCTGGCGATGCGCTACAAGGAGGACTACAAGGCTGCGGGCGTGCCGATGCTCCCGGTCATCGCGACCGAGGAACGCGTCACCCGTCAGATGCTCATCTACACCTGGCTGACGGTCGTGAGTTCGCTGCTGCTGATCCCGGCCACGAGCTGGATCTACACGGTCATCGCGGTCGCCGCCGGCGCCTGGTTCGTCGAGCGCGTGCACAAGCTGTACCGCGACACCAAGCGTGGTGCCGAGGTGGCGCCGCTCAAGGTGTTCCTCCAGTCCAACGAGTACCTGGCCATCGTCTTCTGCGGTCTCGCCATCGACGCGGTCGTCGGGCTGCAGACCATCTCGTCGTACTTCTGACCATCTCGTCGTACTTCTCTGATCAGTCGGTCGGCAGCAACACGGTCGTGCCCGTGGTGGCGCGGGCCTCGAGGTCGGTGTGAGCGGCGGCGGCATCGGCGAGCCGGTAGCGCTGCCCGACGCGCACGTCGACGGACCCGTCCAGAATCGCCTCGAAGTACTCGCCTGCGCGCCACCTGAGTTCCTCGGTTGTGGCGGTGAAGTGGGCCAGCGTCGGTCGCGTCACCGACAGTGATCCCGCGGGGTTGAGCCGCTGGAGATCGAACGGCGGCACCGGACCGCTCGCCGCGCCGAACAGCACGACGATCCCGCGCACCGCGGTGGCGGCGAGCGACTGCTCGAACGTGTCCGCGCCGACGCCGTCGTAGACGACCGGCACGCCATGACCGCCGGTGAGATCCCGCACCCGGGCCGCGAGATCGTCGCCGTAGCGGAGAACGTGGTCCGCGCCCGCCTCCCGTGACAGGGCTTCTTTCTCGTCCGACGAGACCGTCGTGATGACCGTGACGCCGCGCATCTTCGCGAGTTGGGTCAGGATCAGTCCGACGCCGCCGCCCCCGGCGTGGACGAGGACCGTGTCCCCGGCCGTCGGGTGGGCGCTGCCGTCGAGAAGGTAGTGCGCGGTCAGGCCCCGCAGCAGCGACGACCCGGCCACCTCGTCGTCGACGCCGTCGGGAACCGGGACCGCCTTTGCCGCAGGCACCGCGACCTTCTCGGCGTAGGACCCCGGTGCGGCACACCACGCGACCCGCTGGCCCTCCTGCAGGGTGGTCACGTCCGGGCCGCGCGAGACGACGACGCCCGTGCCCTCGGTGCCCGGGATGTAGGGCGGTGTCGAGGGATACAGGCCACGAC
It contains:
- the pgl gene encoding 6-phosphogluconolactonase, encoding MTTETLVFDSKQELVDTAAARFVDLVTRAQAERGVASVVLTGGSNGIGLLSALAADSGTIDWSKVDIYWGDDRFVPADDPERNSGQAREALLDKVPVDPSRVFPMAPSDGPLGDDIEAAAADYAAVLTGRSTDGIAPEFDLHLLGMGGEGHINSLFPHTDATAETVKSVVAVENSPKPPPRRITLTLPVINRSREVWFLVAGADKAEAVAAAHAGADPADWPCAGAHGTEETIWFLDEDAAAQIS
- a CDS encoding glucose-6-phosphate dehydrogenase assembly protein OpcA — encoded protein: MIVELPDSSTGRVAKKIIEVRAAGGALSLGRVLTLVVCVEQGEPMEGAIEAAIGASREHPSRVIVVYRGVREADSRLDAQIRVGGDAGASEVVVLSLQGEMADRPASVVTPFLLPDTPVVTWWPGEGPERPADDPLGKLGHRRILDATKAADPGTVLARRLTSYSPGDTDIAWTRVTHWRAILASAVDRPPHSRIIEVEVTGAQDSPAVDLLAGWLRSALGVPTRRRRGSFEIRLHREEGPTILAVDEENNAILSMPGKPDGRIAMGHRDLPMCIAEELRRLDTDEIYAHALRGVPDVEFADDSEGAGIR
- the zwf gene encoding glucose-6-phosphate dehydrogenase; translated protein: MAVGEDSTGPGSWTNALRDPQDKRLPRIAGPCSLVIFGVTGDLARKKLMPAVYDLANRGLLPPSFALVGFARRDWTDEDFAAIVHDAVREHARTGFREEVWERLAEGFRFVQGNFDDDAAFDTLRDTLGALDVQRGTDGNHAFYLSIPPKAFPTVCEQLERSGLAAPTGDSWRRVVIEKPFGHDLASARELNSIVNSVFPESSVFRIDHYLGKETVQNILALRFANQLFDPLWSSHYVDHVQITMAEDIGLGGRAGYYDGIGAARDVIQNHLLQLMALVAMEEPISFEPKQLQAEKIKVLAATRNVLPIEENTARGQYGPGWQGSEKVPGLKDEEGFAKDSKTETFAAIALEVDSRRWAGVPFYLRTGKRLGRRVTEIALVFKRAPHLPFDQTMTEELSQNALVIRVQPDEGITLRFGSKVPGSSMEVRDVNMDFSYGTAFTEASPEAYERLILDVLLGVPSLFPVNEEVELSWRILDPVLDHWAAEGSPDTYESGTWGPRSAEEMMARAGRTWRRP
- the tal gene encoding transaldolase, whose protein sequence is MTQNEKLAELSAAGVSVWLDDLSRDLISSGELADLIATKSVVGVTTNPSIFQAALSKGTAYDGQVTELAARGADVDTTIRTVTTDDVRNACDVLAPTFEATGGVDGRVSIEVDPRVAHDADATLAQAVELWKIVDRPNVLIKIPATEAGLPAITKVIAEGISVNVTLIFSVERYEKVIEAYLDGLDAAAEAGHDLSRIHSVASFFVSRVDTEIDKRLDAIGTPEATELKGKAALANARLAYSAYQQVFEVESRFPELLAKGARPQRALWASTGVKNPDYPDTLYVSELVAPNTVNTMPGKTMDAFADHGWVNTESIVGLAAESQEIFDKISAVGVDTVDVFKVLEDEGVSKFEDAWNDLINATAEQLSAAIKG
- the tkt gene encoding transketolase — its product is MADTDEIRALTTPRHPDDWTDTDTRAVDTARILAADAVQKCGSGHPGTAMSLAPLAYTLFQRVMRHDPTDTDWAGRDRFVLSCGHSSLTLYIQLYLGGFGLELSDIEALRSWDSLTPGHPEFRHTRGVEITTGPLGQGLASSVGMAMAARRERGLFDADAAPGKSPFDHYIYVIASDGDIEEGVTSEASSLAGTQQLGNLIVFYDQNQISIEDDTDIALSEDVAKRYEAYGWHVQTVEGGEDIVAIEAAVSAAQQVIDKPSIICLRTIIGYPAPNMMNTGMAHGAALGEDEVAATKKVLGFDPEKNFEVTDEVIGHTRKLIDRGAQLRKDWTASFDAWAEKNPDAKALFDRLNAHELPEGWTDALPSWNVGDKDVATRAASGKVLSALAPVLPELWGGSADLAGSNNTTMDGEPSFGPESISTKKWSANPYGRTLHFGVREHAMGSILSGIALHGPTRAYGGTFLQFADYMRPAVRLAALMEIDPIYVWTHDSIGLGEDGPTHQPIEHLAALRAIPNLDVIRPADANETAFAWQHLLTRRNHPAGLALTRQNVPILEGTSAQGVANGGYILNDSEGDPQVVLIGTGSEVYLAVDAQKALADKGIKARVVSMPCVEWFDEQPKGYRDHVLPPSVPRVAVEAGIAMPWYRIVGAGGEIVSIEHFGASADYKVLYTKFGITAEAVTAAAERVVAG
- a CDS encoding heme o synthase, translated to MSGDSSAASHSTDTASHPQDSTDSVAPADLSWAGRVRASVLAYIALTKPRVIELLLVATIPVMLQADRGHVDLAVIAFTLIGGWLGAGSANTLNMVADADIDKKMKRTARRPLARRAVSTRSALIFGLLLWVASFAVLYVAANLLSALLVSATILFYVGVYTLILKRRTWQNVVWGGAAGCMPTLVGWAAVTGSLSWQPIVLFAVIFFWTPPHTWALAMRYKEDYKAAGVPMLPVIATEERVTRQMLIYTWLTVVSSLLLIPATSWIYTVIAVAAGAWFVERVHKLYRDTKRGAEVAPLKVFLQSNEYLAIVFCGLAIDAVVGLQTISSYF
- a CDS encoding quinone oxidoreductase family protein; its protein translation is MRAIQVTRHGGPDVLAFGNVDDPIPAADEVIVATTAVGVNFIDTYLRRGLYPSTPPYIPGTEGTGVVVSRGPDVTTLQEGQRVAWCAAPGSYAEKVAVPAAKAVPVPDGVDDEVAGSSLLRGLTAHYLLDGSAHPTAGDTVLVHAGGGGVGLILTQLAKMRGVTVITTVSSDEKEALSREAGADHVLRYGDDLAARVRDLTGGHGVPVVYDGVGADTFEQSLAATAVRGIVVLFGAASGPVPPFDLQRLNPAGSLSVTRPTLAHFTATTEELRWRAGEYFEAILDGSVDVRVGQRYRLADAAAAHTDLEARATTGTTVLLPTD